A single genomic interval of Bacteroidales bacterium harbors:
- a CDS encoding histidine kinase, translating to MKILKHIFFVSFFAITFFCFSQNNAEIKFENYSSEVFSYRRGLSQNSIQCIMQDSDGFMWIGTWDGLNRFDGYNFKIYRPDYINPEGKISNETVTSIAEDKNGNLWIGTDHGLNMFDKKNNEFTSFHYNFYNKNGLPADSIKHLLFDKSGLLWIATNNGLCSYDIEEKIFKTYYFISKNEATIPSNSVKRLFIDDNNFMWIGTNSGIAVMDLNTKSIKRIKNSNHNVKSIIQVDENIWVGTSSGLRFYNSNTLENVDLQSDFHFFDNSDITCLLLDMKNRVWIGSSDKGLNVYNIKTKKHSYINNKFNSRYGLSSNSIQSLYMSKFGEIWVGTFNGLNMFSDYSFKFPHYRIIGPHYDYKKNVVSAFHVLKNGNLLVGTSGGIVSFNTVDKSIHDFSPENFDDVQVRAINILENGDVWVGTVNKGLYLLDENGRMKKCFKTQNTPGLISNTIWDIKFDKKGFLWLAMEGGVSKMDLKTHKFNNWQFLGREEKDHISGSFIRNLCIDKNGIVWLATFNGLNRLDPATGKIFVFHHDKRNPNSLPNDRILSVFESSDGYLWIASFGGGLSRYDRKTATFTNFNVKNGLPDNVIYDIIEDDKGFLWLTSNVGLIKFNPLTSTFIKYDVNDGIQSSEFNLGAAYILPNGEIAVGGMNGFNLFNPNKIVTNKYVPKIVIPEFKIFGEALNRSIQDGDTVILKPGNNFFSISFSALDFANPSKNNYAYILSNYDKDWIKVDASKRIAEYTDVTPGTYKFTVKGANSDGLWNNEGISFTIIVKPRFYKTWFFKFSLIFLSMVTVFILIRVRIKKIRKKSEVDKKMLKVEKEKFDLEQRALRLQMNPHFIFNSLNSIQSYIISNETESAVNYLAKFSQLMRLILSTSREKYISLSQEILLLKYYIDMENMRFKNKFNYEIRVEGVIDTDKIGIPPMIIQPHVENAIIHGLLNKKNGNCNLFVQFWKQETHILCVIEDNGIGRDKAKEIKQNNGLLQKPQGIAITKERLDILNKDIKNKTTVEIIDLKDENDNPSGTRVRLIIPFIDL from the coding sequence TTGAAAATTCTAAAGCACATATTTTTTGTTTCTTTTTTTGCGATTACGTTTTTTTGTTTTTCGCAAAACAATGCTGAAATAAAATTTGAAAATTATTCGTCAGAGGTTTTTAGCTATAGAAGAGGACTTTCGCAAAATTCAATCCAGTGCATTATGCAGGACTCTGACGGCTTTATGTGGATAGGCACTTGGGACGGGCTGAATAGATTTGATGGCTATAATTTTAAAATTTACAGACCTGACTATATTAATCCAGAAGGAAAAATTAGCAATGAAACTGTTACTTCAATTGCCGAAGATAAAAATGGAAATCTGTGGATAGGAACAGACCACGGGCTAAATATGTTTGACAAAAAGAACAATGAATTTACGTCTTTTCATTATAATTTTTATAATAAAAATGGATTGCCAGCCGATAGCATAAAGCATTTATTGTTTGACAAGTCCGGGCTTTTATGGATTGCAACTAATAATGGGCTTTGTAGTTATGATATAGAGGAGAAGATATTTAAAACATATTATTTTATTTCTAAAAATGAGGCAACAATTCCATCAAACAGTGTGAAACGTCTTTTTATTGATGATAATAATTTTATGTGGATTGGCACTAATAGCGGAATTGCTGTAATGGATTTGAACACAAAGTCAATAAAACGTATTAAAAATAGTAATCATAATGTTAAGTCAATAATTCAAGTTGACGAAAATATTTGGGTGGGAACCTCTTCAGGATTGAGATTTTACAATAGCAATACATTAGAAAACGTTGATTTACAGTCAGATTTTCATTTTTTTGATAATAGCGATATTACTTGCCTTTTGCTTGACATGAAAAACAGGGTTTGGATTGGTTCGTCGGACAAAGGCTTAAATGTTTATAATATAAAAACTAAAAAACATTCATACATTAATAATAAATTTAATTCTCGTTACGGACTTAGCAGCAATTCTATTCAGAGCCTTTATATGTCTAAATTTGGTGAAATTTGGGTCGGCACTTTCAACGGGCTGAATATGTTTTCCGACTATTCTTTTAAATTTCCCCATTATAGAATTATTGGACCACATTATGATTATAAGAAAAATGTGGTATCTGCTTTTCATGTTTTAAAAAATGGCAATTTACTTGTAGGCACAAGCGGAGGAATAGTAAGTTTTAATACAGTTGATAAATCCATACATGATTTTTCTCCAGAAAACTTTGATGATGTGCAGGTGAGAGCTATTAATATTTTAGAAAATGGCGATGTCTGGGTTGGTACAGTTAATAAAGGTCTTTATTTGTTGGATGAAAATGGGAGGATGAAAAAATGTTTTAAAACTCAAAACACTCCAGGACTTATTTCAAACACAATTTGGGACATAAAATTTGATAAAAAAGGTTTTCTGTGGTTGGCTATGGAAGGTGGTGTGTCTAAAATGGACTTGAAAACTCATAAGTTTAATAATTGGCAATTCCTTGGACGCGAAGAAAAAGATCATATTAGCGGCAGTTTTATAAGAAATCTTTGTATAGACAAAAACGGAATAGTTTGGTTAGCTACTTTTAATGGATTAAATAGATTAGACCCTGCGACAGGGAAAATTTTTGTTTTTCATCACGATAAAAGAAATCCGAATAGCTTGCCCAACGATAGAATCCTGTCTGTGTTCGAAAGTTCTGATGGCTATTTGTGGATTGCTTCTTTTGGTGGTGGATTGAGTAGATATGACCGCAAAACAGCAACTTTTACAAATTTTAACGTTAAAAATGGTCTGCCTGATAATGTAATTTACGATATTATCGAAGATGACAAAGGATTCTTGTGGCTTACTTCAAATGTGGGGCTTATAAAATTTAATCCTCTAACATCAACTTTTATAAAATATGATGTAAATGATGGCATTCAAAGTTCGGAATTTAACTTGGGTGCCGCTTATATTCTACCTAATGGTGAAATAGCCGTTGGTGGTATGAACGGTTTTAACTTATTTAATCCTAATAAAATTGTTACCAATAAATATGTACCAAAAATTGTTATTCCAGAATTCAAAATTTTTGGCGAAGCATTGAACAGATCAATTCAAGATGGTGATACTGTTATTTTAAAGCCTGGAAATAACTTCTTTTCAATTTCATTTTCTGCTCTAGATTTTGCCAATCCTTCCAAAAACAATTACGCTTATATTTTAAGCAATTATGATAAAGACTGGATAAAAGTTGATGCCTCAAAAAGAATAGCAGAATATACAGATGTTACTCCAGGGACATATAAATTTACTGTGAAAGGTGCAAATAGTGACGGATTGTGGAATAACGAAGGCATTTCTTTTACCATTATAGTAAAACCACGCTTTTATAAAACTTGGTTTTTTAAATTTTCACTTATTTTTTTATCAATGGTAACTGTTTTTATTTTAATCCGCGTTCGAATAAAAAAAATTAGGAAGAAAAGTGAAGTTGATAAAAAGATGCTGAAAGTAGAAAAAGAAAAATTTGATTTAGAACAGCGGGCTTTAAGGCTACAAATGAACCCACATTTTATATTCAACTCTTTAAATTCCATTCAAAGCTATATTATTTCAAACGAGACAGAAAGTGCTGTAAATTATTTGGCAAAATTTAGTCAATTGATGAGGCTTATTTTAAGCACTAGTCGTGAAAAGTACATTTCTCTTTCACAAGAAATTTTGCTTTTGAAATATTATATAGATATGGAAAATATGAGGTTTAAGAATAAATTTAATTATGAAATTCGAGTAGAAGGAGTAATAGATACGGATAAAATTGGCATACCTCCAATGATTATTCAGCCACATGTTGAAAATGCTATAATTCATGGATTGTTGAATAAAAAAAATGGGAATTGTAATTTATTTG
- a CDS encoding adenosine kinase — protein sequence MKVIGIGNALTDLMTQIENDEILSLLKLPKGSMQLVDAITSKMASDATTQFKRTLASGGSAANTIHGLAKLGMQVGFIGKVGEDEMGDFFNNDMVKSGIKTNLIRSKTPSGLALALVSPDGERTFATYLGAAVELKKEDIDANMFVGYDLLHIEGYLLQNYDLILHSMKSAKEKGLKVSLDLASYNVVEEHRDFLNKIIESYTDIIFANEEESKALTHLDSADSARYLSKIVEIAVVKTGPGGSIVGINQEVTKVPTKEITPVDTTGAGDLYASGFLHALSKGKSPYECGRIGSIIASEVISHIGAKIPDEKWETLIKLAK from the coding sequence ATGAAAGTTATTGGAATAGGAAACGCTCTTACAGATCTCATGACACAGATTGAAAATGATGAGATTTTAAGTTTATTAAAATTGCCCAAAGGCAGTATGCAACTAGTTGATGCAATCACATCTAAAATGGCATCTGACGCTACAACACAATTTAAGCGCACTTTAGCCAGCGGCGGTTCTGCTGCTAACACCATTCACGGATTGGCAAAACTTGGTATGCAAGTAGGATTTATTGGCAAAGTTGGAGAAGATGAAATGGGTGACTTTTTTAATAACGACATGGTAAAAAGCGGTATTAAAACAAACCTTATTCGCTCAAAAACACCTAGCGGATTGGCTCTAGCACTTGTTTCACCAGACGGCGAACGCACTTTTGCAACTTATTTAGGAGCCGCTGTAGAACTAAAAAAAGAAGATATTGATGCGAATATGTTTGTTGGCTACGACCTCCTTCATATTGAAGGCTATTTGCTACAAAACTATGATTTAATCTTGCATTCAATGAAAAGCGCAAAAGAAAAAGGATTAAAAGTTTCTTTAGATTTAGCCAGCTATAATGTGGTGGAAGAACATAGAGATTTTTTAAACAAAATAATAGAATCATACACTGACATTATTTTTGCAAACGAGGAAGAAAGCAAAGCCTTAACACATTTAGATTCAGCAGATTCTGCTCGTTATTTAAGCAAAATTGTCGAAATTGCAGTTGTAAAAACAGGTCCCGGCGGCTCAATAGTTGGTATTAATCAAGAGGTAACAAAAGTCCCGACCAAAGAAATAACTCCTGTTGACACAACTGGTGCGGGAGATTTATATGCTTCTGGTTTTTTACATGCACTTTCAAAAGGCAAAAGTCCTTATGAATGCGGAAGGATTGGCTCTATAATAGCATCTGAAGTTATAAGCCATATTGGAGCTAAAATTCCTGACGAAAAATGGGAAACTCTAATAAAACTTGCTAAGTAG
- the truB gene encoding tRNA pseudouridine(55) synthase TruB, with translation MFDFVSGEVLLFDKPYKWTSFDVVNLIKSKFKNILNQKIKIGHAGTLDPLATGLLILLTGRKTREMEIVQAMEKEYIGTFHLGATTPSYDLEKEVDKHFPIEHIDEQLIYKTAESFIGEIMQMPPEHSAVKIDGKRAYEYARQGKSIEIKPRPITIKSFEITRIEMPEVDFKVTCSKGTYIRSLARDFGDSLNSGAYLSSLCRTRIGNYLLEDAMNPRDFVEIIEKMKNSEMI, from the coding sequence ATGTTCGATTTTGTTTCTGGCGAAGTTTTACTTTTTGACAAACCATATAAATGGACATCTTTTGATGTTGTGAACTTGATAAAAAGTAAATTCAAAAACATTTTAAATCAAAAAATAAAAATTGGACATGCCGGAACTCTCGATCCTTTGGCTACAGGCTTGTTAATTTTGCTTACAGGTCGTAAAACTCGCGAGATGGAGATTGTTCAAGCTATGGAAAAAGAATATATCGGCACATTCCATTTGGGCGCTACAACTCCTTCTTACGATTTAGAAAAAGAAGTTGATAAGCACTTTCCCATTGAACATATTGATGAGCAATTAATTTATAAAACAGCAGAATCCTTTATTGGAGAGATAATGCAGATGCCGCCAGAACATAGCGCTGTGAAAATAGATGGAAAAAGAGCTTATGAATATGCTAGACAGGGCAAAAGTATAGAAATAAAGCCCAGACCAATCACTATAAAGTCATTCGAAATTACTCGTATAGAAATGCCCGAAGTTGATTTTAAGGTTACATGCAGCAAAGGCACATATATACGTTCATTAGCAAGAGATTTCGGCGACTCTTTGAATTCTGGAGCGTATTTAAGCTCTCTTTGTAGAACAAGAATAGGAAATTATCTCCTTGAAGACGCAATGAATCCAAGAGATTTTGTCGAAATTATTGAAAAAATGAAAAATTCAGAAATGATATAA
- a CDS encoding undecaprenyl-diphosphate phosphatase, producing the protein MTWFDAIIIAIVEGLTEFLPVSSTGHMIITEALLGHVPDDFSKAYIVNIQFGAILAVVVVYFKRFFQSFDFYLKLAIACIPLIIAYLINEWIDKMLESVLVVAIALFLGGIVLLFVDKWFKKSNDLTTNKPISSKNAFVIGLFQIISVIPGVSRSAATIIGGMAQGLNRKQAAEFSFFLAVPTMLAASVFKLYKNHEIIGNVDNLQILAVGNIVAFVVAILAIKGFISFLNHYGFKLFGYYRIIVGGVIILLLLSGYNLSVV; encoded by the coding sequence ATGACTTGGTTTGATGCTATTATTATAGCTATTGTTGAGGGATTAACGGAGTTTTTACCAGTTTCTTCCACGGGGCACATGATTATAACGGAAGCCTTATTAGGTCATGTTCCAGACGATTTTTCTAAAGCCTATATTGTAAATATTCAATTCGGAGCTATTTTAGCTGTTGTTGTAGTATATTTTAAGCGTTTTTTCCAATCTTTTGATTTTTATCTGAAGCTTGCAATAGCGTGCATACCTCTCATAATTGCATATTTAATTAACGAATGGATTGATAAAATGCTAGAAAGCGTGCTAGTTGTAGCTATAGCCTTGTTTTTAGGAGGTATTGTTTTGTTATTTGTAGATAAATGGTTCAAAAAATCAAATGACTTGACTACAAATAAGCCGATATCGTCTAAAAATGCTTTTGTCATTGGGTTGTTTCAAATTATATCTGTAATTCCGGGCGTGAGTCGCTCTGCTGCGACAATTATTGGCGGTATGGCTCAGGGGCTGAACAGAAAGCAAGCTGCGGAGTTTAGCTTTTTCTTGGCAGTGCCTACAATGCTCGCTGCATCGGTTTTTAAGTTGTATAAAAATCATGAAATAATCGGAAATGTAGATAATTTACAAATTCTGGCTGTCGGAAATATTGTCGCATTCGTAGTCGCTATTTTAGCAATTAAAGGTTTTATTTCTTTTTTAAATCATTATGGTTTTAAGCTATTCGGATATTACAGAATAATTGTAGGTGGAGTAATAATTCTCCTTTTGCTTTCGGGATATAATTTAAGTGTAGTATAA
- a CDS encoding DUF3098 domain-containing protein translates to MAKQQKINTENKQTFVFEKINYILMIVGLVIMLLGYVLMIGGGSKDPNVFSYELFNFQRLTLAPLLILAGIIVEIVAIMYRPKAKNNTEE, encoded by the coding sequence ATGGCAAAACAGCAAAAAATAAATACAGAAAATAAACAAACATTTGTGTTTGAAAAGATAAACTATATCCTAATGATAGTAGGGCTTGTTATAATGTTGTTAGGATATGTTTTAATGATTGGCGGCGGGTCAAAAGATCCAAATGTTTTTAGCTATGAATTATTTAACTTTCAACGTCTAACGCTTGCTCCACTGTTGATTTTGGCAGGAATAATTGTTGAAATCGTTGCTATAATGTATCGCCCGAAAGCAAAAAACAATACTGAAGAATAA
- a CDS encoding nucleoside phosphorylase, protein MKKILESELILRDDGAVYHLNLKPDEIAENIILVGDPGRVDLVASMFDKVNISKQNREINSATGIYKGKNVSVISTGMGPDNLDIVVNELDALVNVDLKNRVEKDSHKALNLVRIGTSGGVHKDIPVGSFLFSSHGVGTDGLLNFYANTDQFRCKSIEEAMIKQVNWPKSWADPYIFESDKNLIDRLSKGHPQGMTMTFGGFYGPQGREVRLKLHYPEFIEKVAEFNFNNLRVANFEMETSALYGLSKMLGHNACTVCVIIANRADKTFIDDYRPAMKELIKLVLDRF, encoded by the coding sequence ATGAAAAAAATACTTGAATCCGAATTAATTTTAAGAGATGATGGTGCTGTTTATCATTTAAACTTAAAACCAGACGAAATTGCAGAAAATATTATTCTTGTAGGAGACCCAGGTAGAGTAGATTTGGTGGCTTCTATGTTTGATAAAGTGAATATTAGCAAGCAAAACAGAGAAATAAATTCAGCAACAGGCATATATAAAGGCAAAAATGTTAGCGTGATTAGCACGGGAATGGGTCCAGACAACTTGGATATTGTTGTAAATGAATTAGATGCGTTGGTAAATGTTGATTTAAAAAACAGAGTTGAAAAAGATTCGCATAAAGCTTTAAACTTAGTTAGAATAGGTACTTCTGGCGGTGTTCATAAAGATATTCCCGTTGGTTCATTTTTGTTTTCTAGCCATGGAGTTGGCACAGATGGATTGCTGAATTTTTATGCAAATACAGATCAATTTAGATGCAAATCTATTGAGGAAGCAATGATTAAGCAAGTAAATTGGCCTAAATCATGGGCTGACCCCTATATTTTTGAAAGTGATAAAAATTTGATTGACAGACTTTCAAAAGGACATCCTCAGGGAATGACCATGACTTTTGGCGGATTTTACGGACCACAGGGCAGGGAAGTAAGGCTAAAATTGCATTATCCAGAATTTATTGAAAAAGTTGCAGAGTTTAATTTTAATAATCTTCGTGTAGCTAACTTTGAAATGGAAACATCTGCATTGTATGGATTGTCTAAAATGTTAGGTCATAATGCTTGCACTGTTTGTGTTATTATTGCAAATAGAGCCGACAAAACTTTTATTGATGATTACCGTCCTGCGATGAAAGAATTGATAAAATTAGTTTTGGATAGATTTTAA
- a CDS encoding universal stress protein: MEYKYDNILIPIDFSHKTDLLVEQGYYLARLMNSSMTLLHVVNKGNGITYKDQKSFVSYSESDEDAYTKIRRLANHYSKIYDHEVNYDVLAGNVFDQIVNYAKETSARLIVMGKSGKTSLLTNSIGKYAAQVVRNADCPVFTINSIIKSSFDKILLPLDLSKQIKDIISIAISFSRYYGSTMKLLTVINDTNFTEEKVFIEKMNRTRDFLFENNVACGTETIYNFTGNLSVADRIIQYSIDTESDVIMLMTRQEKDWRDTFIGSTATNVIKNSLVPVISISPNNNTKKNI, from the coding sequence ATGGAATATAAATACGATAATATATTAATTCCTATTGATTTTTCACATAAAACAGATTTGTTGGTTGAACAAGGATATTATCTTGCTCGGCTCATGAATTCAAGCATGACATTATTGCATGTGGTTAATAAGGGGAATGGAATTACATATAAAGACCAAAAATCTTTTGTATCCTATTCAGAATCTGATGAAGATGCATATACAAAAATACGCCGATTAGCAAATCATTATTCAAAAATTTACGACCATGAAGTAAATTATGATGTTTTAGCAGGAAATGTTTTTGACCAAATAGTAAATTACGCAAAAGAAACATCTGCAAGGCTAATTGTAATGGGAAAATCTGGAAAAACCAGCTTACTTACTAATTCTATTGGAAAATATGCTGCTCAAGTTGTGCGCAACGCTGATTGTCCGGTTTTTACTATAAATAGCATAATAAAATCTTCATTCGACAAAATTTTATTACCGCTAGACTTGTCAAAACAAATAAAAGATATTATTTCAATTGCAATTTCTTTTAGCAGATATTACGGCTCTACGATGAAATTACTTACAGTTATAAATGATACTAATTTCACAGAAGAAAAAGTTTTTATAGAAAAAATGAATCGGACAAGAGATTTTTTGTTTGAAAACAATGTTGCATGTGGAACAGAAACAATATACAATTTCACTGGAAATTTATCCGTTGCTGACAGAATAATTCAATACTCCATAGACACAGAATCTGATGTTATAATGCTAATGACAAGGCAAGAAAAAGACTGGAGAGACACTTTTATTGGCTCAACTGCTACAAACGTTATAAAAAACAGTCTTGTTCCCGTAATTAGTATTTCTCCAAATAATAATACTAAAAAAAATATATAA
- the folP gene encoding dihydropteroate synthase, translating into MEKKNFFLNIAGNLREFPSPCVMGIINITPDSYYSESRVCDEKSAFKRCEKLLQEGAAIIDIGAVSTIPFSDYPGEEEEIKRLMSVFPALRKEFPDAVFSIDTYKANVARIILDEGADIINDISGGELDEKMFPLIAEKKAPYIIMHMRGTPKNMQDLTDYGDLLKEVNNYFSQKISTLTQMGVSDIIVDPGFGFSKTVEQNYQLLKHAETFCFHGLPVLIAISRKSMIYKVLDSKPEDVLPGTMALQTIALLKGASILRVHDVGAAMQAVKLVNYLQEV; encoded by the coding sequence ATGGAAAAAAAGAATTTTTTTTTAAACATTGCGGGTAATTTGCGTGAATTTCCGTCGCCATGCGTGATGGGGATAATTAATATTACTCCAGACTCATACTACTCGGAAAGTCGCGTATGTGACGAAAAAAGTGCTTTTAAAAGGTGTGAAAAATTGCTGCAAGAAGGTGCTGCTATTATTGATATTGGCGCAGTAAGCACTATTCCTTTTAGTGATTATCCGGGCGAAGAAGAAGAAATAAAGCGCTTGATGAGTGTGTTTCCTGCTTTAAGAAAGGAATTTCCTGATGCAGTTTTTTCAATAGATACTTACAAAGCCAATGTTGCTCGAATAATCCTTGATGAGGGTGCTGATATTATTAATGATATTTCGGGTGGAGAATTGGATGAAAAAATGTTTCCGCTAATTGCAGAAAAAAAAGCGCCATACATAATTATGCACATGCGAGGAACTCCTAAAAATATGCAAGATTTAACAGATTACGGAGATCTTTTAAAAGAAGTTAATAATTATTTTTCACAGAAAATAAGCACTCTAACTCAAATGGGAGTTTCTGATATTATTGTAGATCCTGGATTTGGCTTTTCAAAAACGGTGGAGCAAAATTATCAATTGCTTAAACATGCAGAAACATTTTGTTTTCACGGATTGCCAGTGTTAATTGCTATAAGCCGAAAATCAATGATTTATAAAGTGCTGGATAGTAAACCGGAAGATGTTTTGCCCGGCACAATGGCTTTACAAACAATAGCATTGCTAAAAGGAGCTTCAATTCTTAGAGTACATGATGTAGGAGCAGCGATGCAGGCTGTAAAACTTGTAAACTATTTGCAAGAAGTTTAA
- the tmk gene encoding dTMP kinase, whose product MKKGKFIVLEGLDGSGKSTQTDLLIQYLREKNIDAEFIHFPRTDSSSKFYGNFLKRFLKGELGALEDVDPWFVAMLFAGDRRNHAEELYQKINAGKWIVADRYVLSNIAFQGAKLKSDEEKLAIAKWILHTEFDVFNLPKPDKTIFIHMPFSFCKKNISKQRCGADRNYLDGETDIHENNVSFQAKVYEMYKYMLANKEYKLTELDLSNHSTVPAPEKVHKQLRSLIEF is encoded by the coding sequence ATGAAAAAAGGAAAATTTATTGTGCTCGAAGGTCTTGACGGTAGCGGAAAATCTACTCAAACTGATTTATTGATACAATATTTACGTGAAAAAAATATTGATGCGGAATTTATACATTTCCCTAGGACCGACAGCAGCAGTAAGTTTTATGGAAATTTCTTAAAACGTTTTCTAAAAGGAGAACTTGGTGCATTAGAAGATGTTGACCCTTGGTTTGTTGCAATGCTGTTTGCAGGCGACCGTCGCAACCACGCTGAAGAATTATATCAAAAAATCAACGCTGGCAAATGGATTGTTGCTGACAGATATGTGCTTTCAAATATTGCATTCCAAGGTGCGAAATTAAAATCAGATGAAGAAAAACTAGCAATTGCCAAATGGATTTTGCACACAGAATTTGACGTTTTTAATCTTCCAAAGCCAGACAAAACAATTTTTATTCACATGCCTTTTTCTTTTTGCAAAAAAAATATTTCAAAGCAAAGATGTGGAGCTGACCGAAATTACCTCGACGGAGAAACAGATATACATGAAAATAATGTTTCTTTTCAAGCCAAAGTCTATGAAATGTATAAATATATGTTGGCAAATAAAGAATATAAGCTTACAGAACTAGATTTGTCAAATCACTCCACTGTGCCAGCTCCTGAAAAAGTACACAAACAACTCCGCAGTTTAATTGAATTTTAA
- a CDS encoding FAD:protein FMN transferase → MKLLKTLFFATLFIAIAVSCSKKLERTEWVGKTQGTTFRIIWYGDPEAVKLESIDSILNCFDLTASLYNDSSMICKINNGENPDLNEEMKTMLTRSLEVSEKTNGYFDITVYPLVNRWGFLRKKGSMPDSASVDSLKKLVGWQRIHIKNNKLEFDTLGMKIDLNAIAQGYSVDLICDFLEEKGIKDYLVEIGGEVRVAGKKPDGSKWVVGIERPAENETSPQEIFRKVKINDISIATSGSSRKFYIENGVKYSHTINPHTGYPVSHTLLSVTVIAKKCMDADAYATAFMVMGIDKAKQILEKEKDMEAFFIYSNKDGELKTDSTSGFKNYFTD, encoded by the coding sequence ATGAAACTTTTAAAAACATTATTTTTTGCCACATTATTCATTGCTATAGCAGTATCTTGCTCAAAAAAATTAGAAAGAACAGAATGGGTAGGAAAAACACAGGGCACTACCTTTCGCATTATTTGGTATGGCGATCCCGAAGCTGTTAAACTTGAATCCATTGATAGCATTTTAAATTGCTTTGATTTAACAGCCTCGCTTTATAACGATTCGTCTATGATTTGCAAAATAAACAATGGAGAAAATCCAGATTTGAACGAAGAAATGAAAACCATGCTCACGCGTTCTTTGGAAGTTTCTGAAAAAACAAATGGCTATTTCGACATTACTGTTTATCCGCTAGTTAACAGATGGGGCTTTTTAAGAAAAAAAGGCTCTATGCCCGATTCTGCAAGCGTTGATTCTTTAAAAAAACTAGTTGGTTGGCAACGCATACACATAAAAAACAACAAATTAGAATTCGACACATTAGGAATGAAAATAGACTTAAACGCAATTGCACAGGGATATTCAGTCGATTTAATTTGCGATTTTCTTGAAGAAAAAGGAATAAAAGATTATTTAGTTGAAATTGGCGGCGAAGTTCGCGTTGCAGGCAAAAAACCAGATGGAAGCAAATGGGTTGTGGGCATTGAACGACCTGCAGAAAACGAGACTTCTCCTCAAGAAATTTTCCGTAAAGTAAAAATTAACGATATTAGCATTGCAACCTCCGGAAGCAGCAGAAAATTTTATATTGAAAATGGCGTTAAATATTCTCACACAATTAATCCACACACAGGATATCCTGTTAGCCACACACTTTTAAGCGTTACTGTTATTGCAAAAAAATGTATGGATGCCGATGCCTATGCAACTGCTTTCATGGTTATGGGAATAGATAAGGCGAAGCAAATTTTAGAAAAGGAGAAAGACATGGAGGCTTTTTTCATTTACAGCAATAAAGACGGGGAATTAAAAACAGACAGCACAAGCGGTTTTAAAAATTATTTCACAGATTAA
- a CDS encoding alpha/beta hydrolase, translating into MKAIFFSLLTVFSVSIFALNPSAKYSVTPADYSLNYEEVTIKTSDNVNLKAWLYKPAEVSYKMIILSDDGNGNMADLIEIATNFVSLGYNVLTYDYRGFGESDPFDIHPDFYIYTQFALDLNAALDYVRKFHSKCRNVFLYGQGIGASLSLAIGATRCNEISKIIADSPYSTLESVQKAIKSATGKDVKVPLGFDKAQLEPKFALQSKGGSLNGILLIYGKLDPVYNASMIKEISGIRSSITKTYVIKNADQTTTFTTSKEDYFKQIKSFL; encoded by the coding sequence ATGAAAGCAATATTTTTTAGCCTTTTAACTGTTTTTTCAGTTTCAATTTTCGCACTAAATCCATCTGCAAAATATTCAGTTACACCTGCAGACTACAGTTTAAACTATGAAGAAGTAACCATAAAAACTTCTGACAACGTAAACCTAAAAGCATGGCTTTATAAACCTGCCGAAGTATCATACAAAATGATTATTTTAAGCGATGATGGAAACGGTAACATGGCTGACCTTATTGAAATTGCCACAAATTTTGTAAGTCTCGGCTATAATGTTTTAACTTACGACTATAGAGGATTTGGAGAAAGTGATCCTTTCGATATCCATCCTGATTTTTATATTTACACACAATTTGCTCTTGACTTAAATGCAGCTCTTGACTATGTTAGAAAATTCCACTCAAAATGCCGCAATGTTTTCTTATACGGTCAAGGAATTGGCGCATCTCTATCTTTGGCAATAGGAGCCACTCGCTGCAATGAAATCTCTAAAATCATTGCTGATTCGCCATATTCCACATTAGAAAGTGTGCAAAAAGCTATTAAATCAGCAACAGGAAAAGATGTAAAAGTTCCTCTCGGATTTGATAAAGCACAGCTTGAGCCAAAATTCGCACTACAATCAAAAGGAGGAAGCTTGAATGGCATTCTGTTAATTTACGGAAAGCTAGACCCTGTGTATAATGCAAGCATGATAAAAGAAATAAGCGGCATTAGAAGCTCTATTACAAAAACATACGTAATAAAAAACGCAGATCAAACAACAACTTTCACTACTTCAAAAGAAGACTACTTCAAGCAAATAAAATCATTTTTATAA